From one Lotus japonicus ecotype B-129 chromosome 3, LjGifu_v1.2 genomic stretch:
- the LOC130743600 gene encoding uncharacterized protein LOC130743600, whose protein sequence is MRSLWLLSNMPRLRNADVSLTGANLLQTLIPAAKISLNADIDEVISFKNRILASGIDVGGPVGDLSFLNSSYPKIDEIRVIYPIQDLKDLDYVCSFYEPMGHNGLCLNVDENYCNVYEVYDFGRSIVFNYYDIWEAYEASSFCEKKAVANISCGGLAVEFDKTEDVVQHFVSTEGGSEASNSIIGKSLLPCKRLSVEGSSKDDDEGCENNCADVKRRNMCCMFAGTWPRNLGLKWVRVEEELGQQGADYPSFILPFFSDQEIKVLFDVKGTVKCCMTRANPGFLHPFISEIDREFHRFIRARRAFVTDSHSSDSDSDLDFDSDFVAVFDNMAEEGPRERTLRELAAPDFTYESLCIQYPEDVPCVLKTGLIHLLPKFGGLAGEDPHMHIKEFRTVISTMKPPEVDKDHICLKAFPHSLQGTAKTWLYNLPPSSIASWDDLKRKFLEKFFPASRTTSIRKDISGIRQLHGETLHEYWERFKTLCVSCPHHQISEQLLVQYFYEGLLNMERHLIDAACGGALNDMTPTEARQLFEKMAANSQQFQTRSNDAVKTVNEIGTDPRMDKLEKRMETIASLVTQLAMNQNKPSQQAKVCGICTKDHNTDVCPSLQEPTDENPEAYAANIFNNRPQQNYDLSSNRYNPGWRNHPNLRWSDQSQPAQAPFQNKSSLEDMLKQMTAQNIQFQQDTRSSIQNLTTQIGQMATSINQLQSQNSDKLPSQTVVNPRNVSAITLRSGKQIDADHGPEPEPEKETETTATRTFQVQPPSIPLPFPPKAMPSKKKEEVDTGILEIFKKVEVNIPLLDALKQIPRYAKFLKELCTQKRKLKGNERVRMGRNVSAIIGKASKPAPVSDVPEKCEDPGTFSVPCVIGDTKFENAMLDLGASINVMPMSIFKSLSLGPLKPTGVVIQLANRSTAHPAGWVEDVLVRVGELVFPADFYVLEMEKGSSRNTVPIILGRPFLKTARTKIDVYAGTLTMEFGDIVVRINIFDAMKHPPEDYSVFHIDLLDELLDDMLDEHESDFLHDSDYPSLTGSYTCHTCTVTEMCDSCIDQFLDTVVVDSDVKKSDCTNPVVEVQAAETVSASLVPSVLQAPVLELKPLPDNLKYAYLEDDKKLPVIVSSTLHENQEEKLLQVLRKHNKSYWLDLS, encoded by the exons ATGAGAAGCCTGTGGTTGTTGTCCAATATGCCAAGATTAAGAAATGCAGACGTAAGTTTAACTG GTGCAAATTTGCTTCAGACATTGATACCTGCTGCTAAAATTAGCTTAAATGCTGATATTGACGAAGTTATATCGTTTAAGAACAG GATTCTTGCAAGTGGTATAGATGTTGGTGGACCTGTGGGTGATCTATCTTTTCTGAATTCTTCGTATCCAAAGATTGATGAAATTAGAGTGATATATCCAATTCAG GACTTGAAGGATTTGGATTATGTGTGTTCTTTCTATGAACCAATGGGACATAATGGACTCTGTCTTAATGTCGATGAAAACTATTGCAATGTTTATGAAGTGTATGATTTCGGCAGGTCCATAGTGTTTAATTACTATGACATATGGGAAGCATATGAAGCTTCttctttttgtgaaaaaaaggCAGTG GCAAATATTTCTTGTGGGGGTTTAGCTGTTGAATTTGATAAAACCGAAGATGTTGTTCAACATTTTGTAAGCACAGAAGGTGGAAGTGAGGCCTCTAATTCTATTATTGGAAAATCTTTGTTACCATGCAAAAGGTTGTCTGTTGAGGGATCTTCtaaggatgatgatgaaggttgTGAGAACAATTGTGCTGATGTGAAG AGGAGGAATATGTGCTGTATGTTTGCTGGAACATGGCCTAGAAACCTTGGACTCAAATG GGTTCGAGTAGAAGAGGAACTTGGACAGCAAGGAGCAGATTATCCAAGCTTCATTCTTCCATTCTTTTCAGATCAAgaaatcaag gttttatttgacGTCAAGG GTACTGTGAAG TGTTGCATGACTAGGGCAAATCCTGGGTTTTTGCATCCATTTATTTCTGAAATAGATCGAGAATTTCATAGGTTTATTAGAGCACGTAGAGCTTTTGTTACTGATTCTCATTCaagtgattctgattctgaccttgattttgattctgatttTGTTGCAGTTTTTGATAACATGGCTGAAGAAGGACCGCGAGAAAGAACATTAAGGGAGCTGGCTGCACCTGATTTCACCTACGAAAGCTTGTGTATCCAGTATCCTGAGGATGTACCATGTGTACTCAAAACTGGACTAATCCATTTATTGCCTAAGTTTGGTGGTCTTGCAGGTGAAGATCCTCATATGCATATCAAGGAGTTTCGTACTGTCATATCCACCATGAAGCCTCCTGAGGTTGACAAAGATCATATCTGTTTGAAGGCTTTTCCTCATTCCCTTCAGGGAACTGCAAAGACTTGGCTGTATAACCTGCCCCCTTCATCCATTGCAAGCTGGGACGACCTGAAAAGAAAGTTTCTTGAGAAGTTCTTCCCTGCCTCTAGGACAACATCAATCAGAAAAGACATCTCAGGAATCAGGCAGCTACATGGAGAGACTCTACATGAATACTGGGAAAGATTCAAGACATTATGTGTGAGCTGCCCCCATCACCAGATTTCCGAGCAGCTCCTAGTTCAGTATTTCTATGAGGGTTTGCTCAATATGGAGAGACATCTCATTGATGCTGCTTGTGGAGGTGCATTGAATGACATGACTCCTACTGAAGCCAGGCAGTTGTTTGAGAAGATGGCTGCTAATTCTCAGCAGTTTCAAACAAGGAGTAATGATGCTGTTAAAACTGTTAATGAGATTGGGACAGATCCAAGGATGGACAAGCTTGAGAAGAGGATGGAAACCATTGCCAGCTTGGTTACTCAATTGGCCATGAACCAGAATAAACCTTCACAACAGGCAAAGGTTTGTGGCATTTGCACTAAAGACCATAATACTGATGTTTGTCCTTCTCTGCAGGAACCTACAGATGAGAATCCTGAAGCATATGCTGCCAACATTTTCAATAATCGACCTCAGCAAAATTATGATCTGTCATCTAACAGATATAACCCTGGCTGGAGAAATCATCCAAATCTTAGATGGTCTGATCAGTCACAACCTGCCCAAGCACCGTTTCAGAATA AATCTTCATTGGAGGATATGTTGAAGCAGATGACAGCCCAAAACATACAGTTCCAACAAGACACCAGATCCTCCATTCAGAATCTGACCACCCAGATAGGACAGATGGCTACTTCAATAAACCAGCTACAGTCCCAGAATTCTGATAAGCTGCCCTCTCAGACGGTTGTCAATCCAAGAAATGTGAGCGCCATCACCTTACGGTCGGGGAAGCAAATTGATGCAGATCATGGACCAGAGCCAGAGCCTGAAAAGGAGACAGAGACCACTGCCACAAGAACCTTCCAAGTACAACCACCTTCCATTCCTCTTCCATTCCCTCCGAAAGCTATGCCAagcaagaagaaggaagaggtaGATACGGGAATCTTGGAGATATTCAAGAAAGTGGAGGTGAACATACCTCTACTTGATGCACTCAAGCAAATTCCAAGATATGCAAAGTTTCTGAAAGAATTATGCACTCAGAAAAGGAAGCTGAAAGGAAATGAAAGAGTTCGCATGGGGAGAAACGTTTCTGCAATCATAGGTAAAGCTAGTAAACCTGCTCCTGTTTCTGATGTTCCTGAAAAGTGTGAGGATCCAGGTACGTTTTCTGTTCCTTGTGTCATAGGTGATACTAAATTTGAAAATGCCATGCTAGATCTAGGAGCTTCAATTAATGTGATGCCTATGTCTATTTTTAAATCACTTTCACTTGGACCTCTGAAACCTACGGGTGTTGTCATCCAATTAGCAAATAGGAGCACGGCACACCCTGCTGGTTGGGTAGAGGATGTCTTGGTTAGGGTTGGTGAACTTGTTTTCCCTGCTGATTTTTATGTGCTTGAAATGGAAAAAGGATCTTCCCGTAATACAGTTCCTATCATTTTGGGGAGACCATTTTTAAAGACAGCCCGAACCAAGATAGATGTTTATGCTGGTACACTGACTATGGAATTCGGTGATATTGTGGTTAGGATAAACATTTTTGATGCTATGAAACATCCACCTGAAGACTATTCTGTGTTTCAtattgatttgcttgatgaactgcttgatgatatgcttgatgaacatGAATCTGATTTCCTACATGATTCTGATTATCCTTCACTAACTGGGTCATACACTTGTCATACATGTACTGTTACTGAAATGTGTGATTCTTGCATTGATCAATTTTTGGACACTGTTGTTGTTGACTCAGATGTTAAGAAATCTGATTGTACTAACCCAGTTGTTGAAGTGCAGGCTGCAGAAACTGTATCTGCTAGTTTGGTTCCATCTGTTTTGCAGGCACCCGTATTGGAGCTTAAGCCCTTACCAGATAACCTCAAGTATGCCTACTTGGAGGATGACAAGAAGCTCCCTGTCATTGTTTCCTCAACCCTTCATGAAAATCAAGAGGAAAAGTTGCTGCAAGTACTAAGGAAGCACAACAAAAGCTATTGGTTGGACCTTAGCTGA